The Gopherus evgoodei ecotype Sinaloan lineage chromosome 8, rGopEvg1_v1.p, whole genome shotgun sequence genome segment ggaagctaggattaaaattcaaaatgatctggacaaactggagaattggtctgagtaaataggataaaattcaatatggacaaatgcaaagtactccacttaggaaggaacaaatcagttgcacacatacagaatgggaaatgactgcctaggaaggagtactgtggaaagggatctggcggtcatagtggatcacaagctaaatatgaatcaacggtgtaatactgttgcaaaaaaagcaaacattctgggatgcattaacaggtgtgttgtgagcaagacacaagtagtaattcttccactctactctgcgctgattacgCCTCAACTGgaatgttgtgtccagttctgggcgccacatttcaggaaggatgtggacaaattggagaaagtccagagaagagcaaaccaatgattaaaggtctagaaaacatgacctatgagggaagattgaaaacattgggtttgtttagtccggAAAAGAGAAATCTGACAGGGGACacggtaacagttttcaagtacataaaaggttgttacaaggaagagggagaaaaattgttcttcttaactgctgaggataggaccagaagcaatgggcttaaattgcagcaagggcggtttaggttagactttaggaaaaacatcctaactgtcagtgtggttaagcatgggaataaattgcctagggaggttgtggagtctccatgactggagatttttaagagcaggttagacagatacctggcagggatggtctagataacacttagtctggccatgagtgcaggggactggactagatgacctctcgaggccccttccagtcaTGATTCTGGTGAAAAAGGCATATCCAATACATTGATACAGCAGCTGACATAATTGCTAACGTGGTTCGAATCTGCATACACTGTAATACTAGCTGCAGTGGAGACACCAGGGAGGGTGTCAAAGTCAGAGGTGTTTAAAACAATGGGGACCTTTCATATTGCACAAACAGGATTCTACTCCTTTTCTTAAGCATAGTCTGGAAGTAGCATATCCATCCCTTGTAGAAGGGGCATAAACACCTTTGTGCCTTCCTGCTGATTAAGATACTATAGATTTAAGAGTAGTCATATCTAGTCTCCACATACCAGAAAAAAGGGGCCCCAAAATCATCTCTTCACAGCTCCAACAAGCACAAAGTTGTATCTGTGCTTATCCTTGATCCTCATGCTGCTAGTAATCGTTGTGCACAAGGGAATTCCTACAGAAAGGAGGAAACTTCCCCTCCCTACTGTCtagttattaatattaattaaccGCCTTCATTAAGTAGTCATAGAGTGAAGCCATTTCCACAGGAACTTTGAATATGTTTAATATGGAAAACCACAGAAGACGGTTTTGTTACAACTGCACATTTTTCACGGAAGATAGATGCAATGACAAGGTGGCACCTGGATCACCGCAGCACAGCCAGGATGCTGCTCACTTATACTGTACATTCACAATAATGGGCAGCAAGCAGCACTTGGAATCCAAAATGAAACTGCACCGTGTTCCAGCTGAATGATGGAGGCAGATGGTGGGACTTGCTCCAACAtttacttcagattcttaaagagTTTGTGAGCCACCTAAAATGCAAGATGAAGAAAGCTTTCAGTAACTGACATGTTCTCTCAACACAAAGGTCTTGAGAACTGGACAGACATCATATTcgctctctcctctcttccctaTCTTTATGTCCCTATCTTCTGTATCTCAGATTCATTAAAACAGCAGCAATATAATTAGAGAATTGATCACAGAGAAGTTTGTCTCTGTTGACTACCAATAATTTTCTAATTGTCTATATGGTCCCACCTTTGTCTTTCTCTAAACAAACTTACGAAGGCTACAGAAGCGTATCTCAAACCAATTACTAGAGGCTGACAAAAACAATATTGAATTGCTTTACAAACGTCAATATTTCAAATGAATCCCTGTGCTTCAGAGATGAGCTGTATTGAGTAGCAGTACTACTACAGTGCATACTGATCAGCACAGGGCCcgctaaaaaaaccaaacccaaaccacTCCCCTGAGTGTTCTCTCTCATTAAAACCATTATATTTACTGGACTCTATGGGATAAGAATTTCAACTCAAAAGCAGgaacaaataaatatttaagagaaaaaaaatcacctcacaGGATCAAGGTTCAGAGTTCTTCAAAATTAAAACACACTAATTCAGTCATGTCCCATTAGAGATTGCAAACCAACACAAATGACTAGGTATCAGCCTCCGTTGGACTTACACAGTGGTCTCTGGCATGCAGGAAGTCAAAAAGCTCTTCCGTACATTCCTCCTGTGTGCGGGACCTTGCTGACACTCGCGCATCACACAGCTCCAGCTTCTCCCGTGCCTTCACGCACTTCTCAGTCTGCTCACACTGCTCCCTGATTGTGGTTAAAGGATCCTGAGGGTCAAGTTAAAAGATCTCACACTTTTTGTTCTTAAACACAGTTTGTAGAGTTACTTACGTGATCAGATGCAAATCATATGCAACGATTAGGCTTTGAAAGTTCAGACAAGAGTTCTAAATCAAGTTTCCTTGTATGCTAACAGCTAACATTTACATAAAATGCTACACATGCACTTCCAAACCCTAAGCTAGGGGGCATGTCCTCAGCTGGGTAAATTCCCCCTGCTCTGTAcctcttttaaaaagagatgaGCAAAAACC includes the following:
- the LOC115656536 gene encoding cytochrome b-c1 complex subunit 6, mitochondrial isoform X2 → MVQGRLLCWRRKGSRAEEEEEEEEEAELVDPLTTIREQCEQTEKCVKAREKLELCDARVSARSRTQEECTEELFDFLHARDHCVAHKLFKNLK
- the LOC115656536 gene encoding cytochrome b-c1 complex subunit 6, mitochondrial isoform X1, with the protein product MGLQDEEMLGSRSGEPEEEEEEEEEAELVDPLTTIREQCEQTEKCVKAREKLELCDARVSARSRTQEECTEELFDFLHARDHCVAHKLFKNLK